The Blastocatellia bacterium genomic interval TCTTTTATTAAACTATTGCACCTTGGCTTGCTTAAATAGTATATTGCAACACCTTTCTTAGTTTTATAAACCTACAAATTAATAATCTCTCTATTGCATTAGGAGGCAGTAAAATCATATTTACTGTATGAGATTTACTGAAGTAGTTATGAAGGAATACATAATCATCAACCATTTAATTGGCTCAAAAGCTGGTCAAGTTGAAGGGTTCTTAGTTAGTACTTATTCAGAAATAACTATTGGTAGGGATTCTTCCTCTGTACTTAAATTTGATAAAAATAAAGATATTATGATCTCTTCTCGTCATGCAAAAATTACTATTTCTAATAATCCTCGCCAATTCTCTTTGCTAGATCTTGATAGTCGTAATGGTACTTTTATTAATAAGCGTAGGGCTATTGGAGTCACAAAATTAAAATTAGGAGATATTATTCAAGCCGGTTTAGATGGCCCAGCCTTTGAATTTGACTTAAACCCTCGTCCAAATTTACCTGATATTCCCAGCACTGGACAACTAAAACGAATTGTCCTACAACACTTATCAGGCTCAAGAATTAATCAATCAGACTTTATTTCATTAAATGATTTTCGAGAGTTAGTTATAGGTCGTGGCACTACCTCTATGATTAAGTATGATCAATATCAAGAATATATGCTCTCAAGAGAACAAATTAAAATAACTCCTGATCTTAAACACTCTGGACAATTTATTATTACAGACTTAGATAGCAAAAATGGGACTTTCTTAAATAATGCTAAGCTATTAGGCTCTGCTCCAATAAAATCTGGAGATACAGTAACTTTTGGTGGTGATGGCCCAAGCTTTTTATTTAAGATACGTTAAAGATTTTTACACCCAATGGAGGAAAAATGCGATTAAAAAATAAAGTAGCTCTAGTTACTGGTGGAGGCTCTGGAATTGGACAAGAAATTTGTTTGCTATTTGCCCGTGAAGGTGCAACTGTTGTAATAAATGATATTGTACCTTCTGCAATAGAAAAAACTCTCCAACTATTAGGGGATCTTTCTACCAACGCCCTAGCAGCACCAGCCGATGTTTCTGATAGTAGCCAGGTAAAACAAGTCTTTGCTGATCTGCTAGCAAAATATGGTACGCTAGATATTTTAGTTAATAATGCTGGTATTGGAGAAGTTAGTTCAGAAAAAGAAGGAATCCTTAACCGTGTTGCAGAAGCCCAACTAGCAGAAATGTTT includes:
- a CDS encoding FHA domain-containing protein, which encodes MRFTEVVMKEYIIINHLIGSKAGQVEGFLVSTYSEITIGRDSSSVLKFDKNKDIMISSRHAKITISNNPRQFSLLDLDSRNGTFINKRRAIGVTKLKLGDIIQAGLDGPAFEFDLNPRPNLPDIPSTGQLKRIVLQHLSGSRINQSDFISLNDFRELVIGRGTTSMIKYDQYQEYMLSREQIKITPDLKHSGQFIITDLDSKNGTFLNNAKLLGSAPIKSGDTVTFGGDGPSFLFKIR